Proteins co-encoded in one Cellulosilyticum sp. I15G10I2 genomic window:
- a CDS encoding response regulator transcription factor codes for MEKSQVLIIDDDRAVRKLVKTALKYDSMSVTEASSDSDALFLIRSNSYDLILLDIMLGDANGLDLLKRIHDINIHIPIILLSGKKEENDKVLGLELGADDYITKPFSPAELSARAKAHLRRSKKNLGKSIGNKQLVCGPFTFDYQTYRLYKNSVEISLSSKELKLMKFFLENTKQVFTKDQLYESIWHDSIVDDNTIMVYIRHLRIKIEDDPKKPKYLKTVWGVGYFFTVDE; via the coding sequence ATGGAGAAATCCCAAGTTTTAATAATTGATGATGACCGCGCAGTACGAAAACTAGTAAAAACAGCTCTTAAATATGATAGTATGTCTGTTACAGAAGCATCTTCTGATTCTGATGCATTATTTTTGATACGCTCTAATTCATATGACTTAATTCTTCTTGACATTATGCTTGGAGATGCCAATGGATTAGACTTATTAAAACGTATTCATGATATTAATATTCACATTCCAATCATATTGCTCAGCGGTAAGAAAGAAGAAAATGACAAAGTATTGGGGTTAGAACTCGGTGCTGATGATTATATTACCAAACCCTTTAGTCCTGCTGAACTAAGTGCACGTGCAAAAGCACATCTTCGCAGAAGCAAAAAAAATCTGGGTAAAAGTATCGGTAATAAGCAGCTGGTTTGTGGTCCTTTTACCTTTGATTATCAAACTTACAGATTATATAAGAACAGTGTAGAAATATCCCTTTCATCAAAAGAACTTAAATTAATGAAATTTTTTTTAGAAAATACCAAGCAAGTTTTCACCAAAGATCAATTGTATGAAAGTATATGGCATGATTCCATCGTTGATGATAATACCATCATGGTCTACATACGTCATTTAAGAATTAAAATAGAAGATGATCCCAAAAAACCTAAATATTTAAAAACAGTTTGGGGCGTAGGCTATTTCTTTACTGTTGACGAATAG
- the citX gene encoding citrate lyase holo-[acyl-carrier protein] synthase, which yields MNLELILQQLLLSREKRKEKQHNLIKTYGKGVISFMVNMPGAAKDTALSRQIHEIGMQLLDQFIAVNHIKVLYRSVENKVTGTEGYLVLDYPAKELKRRLIEKEDKHPIGRLFDFDVIDENYQILSRTMFNKSSRKCLICNEEAAICRRTQKHTYEQIIQKMEDMVLKNNL from the coding sequence ATGAATCTTGAATTAATTCTTCAGCAATTATTATTATCTCGTGAGAAGCGAAAAGAAAAACAACATAACCTCATAAAAACTTATGGTAAAGGCGTCATTTCTTTTATGGTGAATATGCCGGGAGCTGCAAAGGATACAGCATTATCAAGACAAATACATGAGATAGGCATGCAGTTGTTAGATCAGTTTATAGCAGTAAATCACATAAAAGTGCTTTATCGTAGTGTAGAAAATAAAGTTACAGGAACAGAGGGGTATCTTGTTTTAGATTATCCGGCAAAAGAGCTAAAGAGGCGATTAATAGAAAAAGAGGATAAACACCCTATTGGCAGACTATTTGATTTTGATGTGATTGATGAAAATTATCAAATCTTATCAAGAACAATGTTTAATAAAAGCAGCAGAAAATGTTTGATATGTAATGAGGAAGCTGCTATTTGCAGACGTACTCAAAAACATACATATGAACAAATCATTCAAAAAATGGAGGATATGGTTCTGAAAAACAATCTATAA
- the citE gene encoding citrate (pro-3S)-lyase subunit beta, with protein sequence MIGKLRRTMLYVPGNNAAMIRDAHIYGSDSVMFDLEDSISIKEKDSARFLVFQALKTVDYGDKEIVIRVNGLDTPFGREDFKAMVNARPDIIRLPKTEKPEDVIEADLLITELEKEAGIEVGTIKMFAAIESALGILNAYPIASASKRLVGIAIGAEDFVTDLKTTRSKEGIELLAARSQIVFAARAAKISAIDTVFSDVEDEAGLIQETKLIKQLGFDGKSVINPRQIETVHNIFTPSQPEIKHARRVIEAIKQAEANGLGVIALDGKMIDKPIVERAIRVLDLANATRTYNEESGEFHD encoded by the coding sequence ATGATTGGGAAATTAAGACGTACGATGCTGTATGTACCGGGGAATAATGCTGCAATGATTAGAGATGCTCATATATATGGTTCAGATTCAGTTATGTTTGACCTAGAAGATTCAATTTCTATTAAGGAAAAGGATTCAGCGCGTTTTTTAGTCTTTCAGGCCCTAAAAACAGTAGACTATGGGGATAAAGAAATCGTAATAAGGGTGAATGGGTTAGATACGCCCTTTGGCAGAGAAGATTTTAAAGCGATGGTCAATGCAAGACCAGATATTATAAGGCTACCTAAAACGGAGAAACCAGAAGATGTTATAGAAGCTGATCTACTCATTACAGAACTAGAAAAGGAAGCTGGCATAGAGGTTGGGACGATTAAGATGTTTGCTGCGATAGAAAGTGCCTTAGGCATCTTAAATGCTTATCCTATAGCAAGCGCAAGCAAAAGGTTAGTGGGTATTGCAATTGGTGCAGAGGATTTTGTAACAGACTTAAAAACGACAAGATCAAAAGAAGGTATAGAGCTTTTAGCTGCTAGAAGTCAAATCGTTTTTGCAGCAAGGGCGGCAAAGATATCGGCAATTGATACGGTTTTTTCAGACGTAGAGGATGAAGCGGGTCTCATCCAAGAAACAAAGCTCATAAAGCAGTTGGGTTTTGATGGCAAATCGGTTATCAATCCAAGGCAAATAGAGACAGTACATAACATATTTACCCCATCACAACCAGAGATTAAACATGCAAGACGAGTAATAGAAGCCATAAAGCAGGCAGAAGCAAACGGATTAGGTGTTATCGCATTAGATGGAAAAATGATAGATAAGCCAATCGTTGAAAGAGCAATCAGAGTCCTTGACCTCGCGAATGCAACTAGAACATATAATGAGGAAAGTGGTGAATTTCATGATTAA
- a CDS encoding L-fucose isomerase produces MSNTFRLNGSLPKIGIRPTIDGRRRGVRESLEDKTMTMAKLVAAFLEENLRHPSGEKVECVIADSTIGGVAEAARCEDKFQKENVGVSLTVTPCWCYGTETIDQNPHRVKAIWGFNGTERPGAVFLAAAAAGHDQMGLPVFTIYGRDVQDVVDNTIPEDVQEKLIKFTKAGLAVATMKDKSYLSIGSVSMGIAGSVVDPNFFSDYLGMKNEYVDMCEISRRVEEGIYDKDEYDKAMAWTHANCKEGTDFNGADVQRTRAQKDADWEYIVKMAIICRDLMVGNPKLADMGFREEAEGHNAIASGFQGQRHWTDYLPNGDFMEAILCSSFDWNGIREAFIVATENDSLNGVAMLFGHLLTNTSQIFSDVRTYWSPDAVKRVTGHTLTGMAENGLIHLINSGATTLDGTGQQSDKDGNPVMKPYWDITEEEAKKCLDATVWPPANTEYFRGGGFSSCFLSKGSMPVTMSRISLVKGLGPILQIAEGYTVDLPKDVHDALDQRTDRTWPTTWFAPKLTGEGVFKDVYSVMNAWSANHGAVSYGHIGADLITLAAMLRIPVAMHNVEEERIFRPKTWGAFGTKDLEGADYRACETFGPLYKKC; encoded by the coding sequence ATGAGTAATACATTTAGATTAAACGGAAGTCTTCCCAAAATAGGTATTAGACCTACTATAGATGGAAGAAGAAGAGGCGTAAGAGAATCTTTAGAAGATAAAACAATGACAATGGCAAAGTTGGTAGCGGCCTTTTTAGAAGAAAATTTACGTCATCCAAGCGGTGAAAAAGTTGAGTGTGTTATCGCAGATTCAACAATAGGTGGTGTTGCAGAAGCAGCACGCTGTGAAGATAAATTCCAAAAGGAAAATGTAGGTGTTTCACTTACAGTAACGCCTTGCTGGTGTTATGGAACTGAAACAATTGATCAAAATCCACACCGCGTTAAAGCTATTTGGGGCTTTAATGGGACAGAAAGACCAGGGGCTGTATTTCTTGCAGCAGCAGCGGCAGGACATGACCAAATGGGACTTCCGGTATTTACAATCTATGGGAGAGACGTACAAGATGTAGTAGATAATACAATCCCAGAGGATGTACAAGAAAAATTAATCAAGTTTACAAAAGCAGGTCTTGCAGTAGCGACTATGAAAGATAAATCTTATTTATCAATTGGTAGCGTATCTATGGGAATAGCAGGTTCAGTAGTAGATCCTAATTTCTTTAGTGACTATCTTGGCATGAAAAATGAATATGTGGATATGTGTGAAATTTCTCGTCGTGTTGAAGAAGGCATCTATGATAAAGACGAATACGATAAAGCAATGGCTTGGACTCACGCAAACTGTAAAGAAGGTACAGACTTTAATGGCGCTGATGTTCAAAGAACAAGAGCACAAAAAGATGCTGATTGGGAATATATTGTTAAAATGGCAATTATCTGCCGTGATTTGATGGTAGGCAATCCAAAACTTGCAGATATGGGCTTTAGAGAAGAAGCTGAAGGACATAATGCAATTGCATCTGGATTCCAGGGACAAAGACATTGGACAGATTATCTGCCAAATGGAGACTTTATGGAAGCTATTCTTTGCTCTTCATTTGATTGGAATGGTATAAGAGAAGCTTTTATTGTAGCAACAGAAAACGACTCATTAAATGGTGTTGCTATGTTATTTGGCCATTTATTAACAAATACATCACAAATTTTCTCAGACGTTAGAACATACTGGAGTCCAGATGCTGTAAAGAGAGTTACAGGACATACGCTTACAGGTATGGCAGAAAATGGTCTTATTCATCTTATCAATTCAGGAGCCACAACTTTAGATGGTACAGGGCAACAGTCAGATAAAGACGGTAATCCGGTGATGAAACCTTACTGGGATATTACAGAAGAAGAAGCGAAGAAGTGCTTAGATGCAACAGTTTGGCCACCAGCTAATACAGAATACTTCAGAGGAGGCGGTTTCTCATCATGCTTCTTAAGTAAAGGAAGCATGCCTGTTACAATGAGCCGTATCTCTTTGGTAAAGGGACTTGGGCCTATTCTTCAAATTGCAGAGGGGTATACAGTGGATCTTCCAAAAGATGTACATGATGCACTTGATCAGCGTACAGATAGAACATGGCCAACAACATGGTTTGCACCAAAATTAACAGGTGAAGGTGTATTTAAAGACGTTTACAGCGTAATGAATGCTTGGTCAGCTAATCATGGCGCAGTAAGCTATGGTCATATTGGTGCAGATCTTATTACTTTAGCAGCAATGCTCAGAATACCAGTAGCTATGCACAATGTGGAAGAAGAAAGAATCTTCCGTCCAAAAACATGGGGCGCATTTGGTACTAAAGATTTAGAGGGCGCAGATTACAGAGCTTGTGAAACGTTTGGACCTCTTTATAAAAAGTGTTAA
- the fucU gene encoding L-fucose mutarotase: MLKKIPAIITPDLMHILMSMGHGDEIVFADGNFPADTNARRLVRCDGHTVTQILEAILPFFPLDTYAPTSVGLMQVVEGDPTVPTIWEDYKEVIKKHDGKDAKIEFIERFDFYDRAQKAYAIVATSERALYANIILKKGVVVE, from the coding sequence ATGTTAAAAAAAATACCAGCTATTATAACACCAGATCTTATGCATATTCTTATGTCAATGGGACATGGCGATGAAATTGTATTTGCAGATGGTAATTTTCCAGCAGACACGAATGCCAGGAGACTTGTTAGATGTGATGGACATACAGTAACTCAAATTTTAGAGGCTATACTTCCTTTCTTTCCACTTGATACTTATGCACCTACCTCAGTAGGTCTGATGCAAGTTGTAGAAGGTGACCCAACAGTACCAACAATTTGGGAAGATTATAAAGAAGTTATTAAGAAGCATGACGGTAAAGACGCAAAGATAGAATTTATTGAGAGATTCGATTTTTATGATAGAGCACAAAAGGCTTACGCTATTGTTGCGACAAGTGAAAGAGCTCTTTATGCTAATATTATTCTTAAAAAAGGTGTTGTTGTAGAATAA
- a CDS encoding sensor histidine kinase has protein sequence MKQKNRNRIIIILCILVLFGVGNISFRGYIGFRDTIIEQQQQHLLTISKSISRSLELYTHEKMNSLDVLCSSPSFQENLDINDEDERSIKLTTELETFFNAQENEVDHVLLFDEQGHMITHYPQQTASIVNLINLDDYQTDLDYTMSHRDKYFGKAYKDRDNNYAMNISRPIIVGDNLKGILVSVIEFENMYKRLVQPAKAGRQGYAMVKDSEGNILMHPVKEQIGNDVIDWRREQYPELDYQELEFLIDQQLQGKEGTAIYHSYWWPEERLVRVKKMNAFTPTYVSDEEFWVVAVVMSYDEIQEPITRYLIITILIVITFVIGFAWIAYTIIKMKKDREAYQLEMDHLKELNLVAEELRVKDLELQHARRLKTIGTLTGGISHEFNNLLTPIMGHSEIILQHMHSDNEFYEGVQDIYEASKRAKELIEQILIFSHGEKNKRVYKCLKIGKVIKESIKFLKPILPSNINVIVNNKDCDAWVLGNETDFQQIFMNIYTNAYYAMKEKGGTLTIGVEVIKVEEDMELQENNAKTQSYIRLYITDTGCGMNQETVNQIFDPFFTSKPLGEGTGLGLSVVHGIVKKYGGKITVKSIVDQGSTFYIYLPVYTKTHESYEVTEQKKTKGYEKILLVDDNQQITKVLKKGLSYLGYRVSAFTDSIEALKEFYTNENYYQVIVVDQSMPNIEGLTFAAKVKAIKNDVKIILITAYTDQDIEKFLKERIIDDYIIKPFAPHELSECIRRFFDK, from the coding sequence ATGAAACAAAAGAATCGCAATAGAATTATTATTATTTTATGCATCCTAGTGCTATTTGGTGTTGGGAATATTAGCTTTAGAGGATATATAGGGTTTAGAGATACTATTATTGAACAACAACAGCAGCATTTGTTGACGATATCAAAATCAATCTCTAGAAGCTTGGAACTTTATACGCACGAAAAGATGAATAGTTTAGACGTTTTATGCAGTTCCCCAAGCTTTCAAGAAAATTTAGATATTAATGATGAAGATGAGAGAAGTATAAAGTTAACTACTGAGCTTGAGACATTTTTTAATGCACAGGAGAATGAAGTAGACCATGTTTTGTTATTTGATGAACAAGGGCATATGATAACTCATTATCCTCAACAAACGGCGAGCATAGTAAATCTGATTAATCTAGATGACTATCAAACAGATCTTGATTATACGATGAGTCATCGTGACAAATATTTTGGTAAAGCTTATAAAGACAGAGATAATAATTACGCAATGAATATCTCTCGTCCTATTATAGTGGGGGACAATTTAAAGGGCATTCTTGTTAGCGTTATTGAGTTTGAAAACATGTATAAACGTTTGGTACAGCCCGCAAAAGCAGGCAGGCAGGGATACGCAATGGTAAAAGATAGTGAAGGTAACATCTTGATGCATCCGGTTAAAGAACAAATCGGTAATGATGTTATTGACTGGCGAAGAGAACAATATCCAGAATTAGACTACCAAGAATTAGAATTTTTAATAGATCAGCAGTTACAAGGTAAAGAAGGGACAGCTATTTATCACTCCTATTGGTGGCCAGAAGAAAGACTTGTGAGAGTAAAAAAAATGAATGCTTTCACTCCTACATATGTTTCTGATGAGGAGTTTTGGGTAGTAGCTGTTGTTATGTCCTATGATGAAATTCAAGAGCCTATTACAAGATATCTTATCATTACTATACTTATAGTGATTACATTCGTTATTGGATTTGCTTGGATAGCCTATACCATTATAAAAATGAAAAAAGATAGAGAAGCCTATCAGTTGGAAATGGATCACTTAAAGGAACTTAATTTGGTTGCAGAGGAGTTAAGAGTAAAAGATCTGGAATTACAACATGCAAGACGATTAAAGACGATTGGGACCTTAACAGGGGGGATTTCTCATGAATTTAATAATCTGCTTACGCCTATTATGGGACATTCAGAAATCATTTTGCAGCATATGCATTCTGATAATGAATTTTATGAAGGTGTGCAGGATATTTATGAAGCCTCAAAAAGAGCCAAAGAATTAATTGAACAGATTTTAATTTTTAGTCATGGTGAAAAAAACAAAAGGGTTTATAAGTGTTTAAAAATTGGTAAGGTAATCAAAGAGTCTATCAAATTTTTAAAACCAATACTACCCTCTAATATAAATGTGATAGTAAATAATAAAGATTGTGATGCATGGGTTTTAGGGAATGAAACAGATTTTCAACAAATCTTTATGAATATTTATACGAATGCTTACTATGCAATGAAAGAGAAAGGCGGCACATTAACTATTGGGGTTGAAGTCATTAAGGTTGAAGAGGATATGGAATTGCAAGAGAATAATGCAAAGACACAAAGCTACATTAGACTCTATATAACAGATACAGGCTGTGGGATGAATCAAGAAACAGTGAACCAAATATTTGATCCATTTTTTACTTCAAAACCACTAGGGGAAGGCACAGGACTTGGATTATCTGTAGTTCATGGGATTGTTAAAAAATATGGTGGAAAGATCACAGTTAAGAGTATTGTAGATCAAGGCAGTACATTTTATATTTATCTGCCAGTATACACAAAAACTCATGAGAGTTATGAAGTGACAGAGCAGAAAAAAACTAAAGGATATGAAAAAATTCTATTAGTTGATGACAATCAACAAATTACGAAAGTCTTAAAGAAAGGGTTATCTTATTTAGGATATAGAGTCAGCGCTTTTACAGATAGTATTGAGGCACTAAAAGAATTTTATACAAACGAAAATTATTATCAAGTGATTGTAGTGGATCAATCGATGCCTAATATAGAAGGATTAACTTTTGCAGCTAAAGTAAAAGCCATAAAAAATGATGTAAAAATAATCTTAATAACAGCTTATACAGATCAAGATATAGAAAAATTTTTAAAAGAGAGAATAATTGATGATTATATTATTAAGCCCTTTGCCCCACATGAACTAAGTGAATGTATTAGACGCTTTTTCGATAAATGA
- the citD gene encoding citrate lyase acyl carrier protein: MEIVQKGVAGTLESSDLMVMVEKNEKKEIQIQLKSSVEQQFGDEIKKVVLMVLEEFGITRCKLSIADKGALDCTIIARLRTALSRACDMKEFNWREQK; the protein is encoded by the coding sequence ATGGAAATAGTGCAAAAGGGTGTTGCAGGAACACTAGAGTCAAGTGATTTAATGGTAATGGTAGAAAAAAATGAAAAAAAGGAAATACAGATTCAGCTAAAAAGTTCCGTAGAACAGCAATTTGGTGATGAAATTAAAAAAGTTGTATTAATGGTATTAGAAGAGTTTGGGATAACAAGATGTAAGCTGTCTATAGCTGATAAGGGTGCATTAGATTGTACCATCATAGCAAGACTTAGAACAGCGCTCAGCCGCGCCTGTGACATGAAAGAGTTTAACTGGAGGGAACAAAAATGA
- the citF gene encoding citrate lyase subunit alpha, whose amino-acid sequence MINAIGRDIPDQLPGYGKLKHYDGYVGDELQKVTKKFKERLIYPNRKKIISTIERAVKGCELKDGMTISFHHHFRSGDLVINMVMDVIASLGIKDLTVAASSLTDIHKALIPHVKNGVIKKLETSGLRGELAEFISDGFMEVPVQIRSHGGRARAISSGEIKIDVAFLGVPSCDAFGNANGFSGDNACGSLGYAKVDALYAEHVVMITDNLVDYPNIPFSIPQYQVDCVVVVDKVGDNGGIMSDATRFTKNPRDLLIAKHAADVIEASGYFYDGFSFQTGSGGAALAATRFMRDKMLAKNIKASFALGGITGQIVQLHEEGLIGKLLDVQSFDLTAVGSLRKNPLHYEIDATYYASAFQEGSAVNQLDVVVLSALEIDVDFNVNVITGSDGVIRGASGGHCDTAAGASVTIVVAPLMRGRIATICDRVHTVVTPGKTVDVLVTDQGIAVNPLRPELEETLRRAGLPVVTIHQLQEKAQKVTGKPHEIKVKDRIVGVVNYRDGSVIDVIYQVSR is encoded by the coding sequence ATGATTAATGCCATAGGGAGAGATATTCCAGATCAATTACCAGGTTATGGAAAACTAAAACATTATGATGGTTATGTGGGCGATGAGCTGCAAAAAGTGACAAAAAAGTTTAAAGAAAGATTAATCTATCCAAATCGTAAGAAAATCATATCAACGATTGAGCGGGCAGTAAAAGGCTGCGAACTCAAGGATGGCATGACTATATCTTTCCATCATCACTTTAGAAGTGGTGACCTCGTTATCAACATGGTTATGGATGTTATTGCAAGCTTGGGTATAAAAGATTTAACGGTAGCTGCAAGCTCCTTAACAGATATACATAAAGCTTTAATTCCTCATGTAAAAAACGGGGTGATAAAGAAGTTAGAAACCAGTGGTTTAAGAGGCGAGTTAGCAGAATTTATTTCCGATGGTTTTATGGAGGTACCTGTTCAAATCCGTTCACATGGAGGCAGAGCAAGAGCTATTTCTTCAGGTGAGATTAAGATAGATGTAGCGTTTTTAGGTGTACCTTCTTGTGATGCTTTTGGTAATGCTAATGGCTTCAGTGGAGATAATGCATGTGGTTCCCTAGGCTATGCAAAAGTGGATGCACTTTATGCAGAACATGTGGTTATGATTACAGACAATTTAGTGGATTATCCCAATATCCCCTTTAGTATTCCACAGTATCAAGTAGATTGTGTAGTAGTAGTAGATAAAGTAGGGGATAACGGAGGCATTATGTCAGATGCTACCCGCTTTACTAAGAATCCAAGAGATCTATTGATTGCTAAACATGCAGCAGATGTTATAGAAGCTTCTGGTTACTTCTATGATGGATTTTCTTTCCAAACAGGATCAGGGGGGGCTGCTTTAGCCGCAACTCGGTTTATGAGGGATAAAATGCTTGCTAAAAACATAAAGGCAAGCTTTGCTCTTGGAGGTATAACAGGTCAAATTGTTCAACTCCATGAAGAAGGGTTAATAGGTAAACTGCTTGACGTACAAAGCTTTGATTTAACAGCAGTTGGTTCTTTAAGAAAAAATCCTCTTCATTATGAAATAGATGCAACATATTATGCAAGTGCTTTTCAAGAGGGAAGTGCAGTTAATCAACTGGATGTGGTTGTATTAAGTGCTTTAGAAATAGACGTTGACTTTAATGTGAATGTCATAACCGGTTCGGATGGTGTTATAAGAGGTGCCTCAGGTGGGCATTGTGATACAGCAGCAGGGGCAAGTGTGACTATCGTTGTTGCACCACTGATGAGAGGTAGAATAGCAACGATCTGTGATCGTGTACATACGGTTGTTACACCAGGCAAAACTGTAGATGTGCTTGTAACAGATCAAGGCATCGCTGTAAATCCACTACGTCCAGAGCTAGAGGAAACCCTAAGAAGAGCAGGCTTACCTGTAGTTACCATACATCAACTTCAAGAAAAAGCACAAAAAGTGACAGGTAAACCCCATGAGATCAAAGTTAAAGACAGAATTGTCGGTGTTGTAAATTATCGTGATGGTTCTGTAATTGATGTGATTTACCAAGTTAGCAGATAA
- the citC gene encoding [citrate (pro-3S)-lyase] ligase produces MEYSQFAERSVLLNYKPEKDEVISFLKRQGLAFEEDIEYTMVLLDKEKIIATGSLNDNVLKCIVVDDRYRNLGLMNKVVTHLIQEAYQNNQTHLFVYTKPANELQFNSLGFYTIEKTEDVLLLENAKDGIVDFIRQLKKEKRQGEKIASIVVNCNPFTKGHRYLIETAAADNDWVHVFVVCEEKSVFPSQIRYELVKEGTRDLKNVSIHKGIDYIISSATFPSYFLKEDQDIVQIHARLDLNIFGLYIAKALEVNSRYIGEEPYCMVTKKYNEEMKKVLPTFGIDVHEIPRKEQGGEAVSASRVRKLLKEDDLAAIKKIVPPTTYNFLISKAALPIINKIKQIESRH; encoded by the coding sequence ATGGAATATTCACAGTTTGCTGAACGCAGTGTGTTGTTAAATTACAAACCAGAAAAAGATGAAGTCATAAGCTTTTTAAAAAGACAGGGATTGGCATTCGAAGAAGACATTGAGTACACAATGGTTCTCTTAGATAAAGAAAAAATTATTGCTACAGGTTCATTAAATGACAATGTTTTGAAATGCATTGTGGTTGATGATCGTTACAGGAATCTGGGATTAATGAATAAAGTCGTCACACATTTGATCCAAGAAGCCTATCAAAATAACCAAACCCATCTGTTTGTCTATACAAAACCAGCAAATGAACTTCAGTTTAATAGCTTGGGGTTTTACACAATTGAAAAGACAGAAGATGTCCTACTATTAGAAAATGCTAAAGATGGGATTGTAGATTTTATTAGGCAGCTTAAAAAAGAAAAACGACAAGGTGAAAAAATTGCTTCGATTGTCGTAAATTGTAATCCATTTACTAAGGGGCATAGATACTTAATAGAAACAGCAGCAGCAGATAATGATTGGGTGCATGTCTTTGTTGTATGTGAGGAAAAATCAGTTTTTCCTTCTCAGATAAGATATGAATTAGTCAAAGAAGGTACCCGGGATCTCAAAAACGTAAGCATACACAAAGGCATTGACTACATTATATCATCAGCTACATTTCCATCCTATTTTTTAAAGGAAGACCAAGACATTGTACAAATACATGCAAGACTTGATTTAAACATATTTGGTCTGTACATAGCAAAAGCACTGGAGGTTAATTCAAGATATATTGGAGAAGAACCTTATTGTATGGTGACCAAAAAATACAATGAAGAAATGAAAAAGGTGCTTCCTACATTTGGAATAGATGTCCATGAAATACCAAGAAAAGAGCAAGGGGGGGAAGCGGTAAGTGCATCCAGAGTTAGAAAGCTGCTAAAGGAGGATGATTTAGCAGCAATAAAAAAGATAGTACCCCCTACAACCTATAACTTCCTAATATCAAAGGCAGCACTGCCTATAATCAATAAAATTAAACAAATAGAGTCAAGACATTAA
- a CDS encoding GntR family transcriptional regulator, whose product MDYSNKTSPLYLQIYGDLKTLIEQNHYEYESFLPAERVLSTHYKVERLTLRKALSLLAQQGYIEKLPGAGNKVIYKSMTSEPIQGIANAIVYVLPDMANERVAQPYHMEICNYLEKYCKNDNLDLIFTKVSSNQSTPSFLQNPAAIRGIIWVGDINPEFLEIARKGCIPSIVVSNNYPYFPRINMDDINCGYSATCHLIEQGCKRIVHITGFPNYISTFNRSEGYRRALLVNGLEVLPELTVQGDWNFSSGYSSVMDLIEKGIAFDGIMASNDMMALGAMKAVITSGLKVPEDIKIIGIDNIEQSKISIPALSTICVEQKSIAKLAFLFLKQIMEGASIPDEILIPGKLIKRETS is encoded by the coding sequence ATGGATTACTCTAATAAGACCTCTCCATTGTATCTTCAAATTTATGGAGATTTAAAAACGCTTATTGAACAAAATCATTATGAATATGAATCTTTTTTACCTGCCGAAAGAGTGCTTAGTACCCATTACAAGGTAGAACGTCTGACGCTTCGCAAGGCACTTTCACTTTTAGCACAGCAAGGCTATATTGAAAAATTACCCGGTGCTGGTAATAAAGTTATTTATAAATCTATGACATCCGAACCTATACAAGGCATCGCCAATGCGATAGTTTATGTTCTTCCCGATATGGCCAACGAAAGGGTTGCTCAGCCTTATCATATGGAAATATGCAATTACCTTGAAAAATATTGTAAAAATGATAATCTTGATCTTATTTTTACAAAAGTAAGCAGCAATCAGTCAACCCCTTCATTTTTACAAAATCCAGCTGCAATAAGAGGTATCATATGGGTAGGGGATATCAATCCTGAATTTTTAGAAATAGCAAGAAAAGGTTGTATCCCTTCTATTGTCGTATCCAATAACTATCCTTATTTTCCTCGCATCAATATGGATGATATTAACTGCGGCTATAGTGCAACGTGTCATCTTATTGAACAAGGCTGCAAGCGCATTGTTCATATCACAGGATTTCCTAACTATATCAGCACATTTAATCGAAGCGAAGGCTATCGCCGTGCGCTTCTTGTTAATGGCTTAGAGGTGCTTCCAGAGCTCACTGTACAAGGAGACTGGAACTTTTCGAGTGGTTATTCAAGTGTTATGGATCTTATTGAAAAAGGAATAGCGTTTGATGGGATCATGGCATCAAATGATATGATGGCTCTTGGAGCCATGAAAGCCGTTATCACCTCTGGGCTGAAGGTGCCTGAAGATATTAAAATTATTGGTATTGATAATATTGAACAAAGTAAGATTTCTATTCCGGCACTTAGTACTATCTGTGTAGAACAAAAAAGTATTGCTAAACTCGCCTTTTTATTTTTAAAACAAATTATGGAAGGCGCCTCAATCCCAGATGAGATTCTTATTCCTGGTAAACTTATTAAAAGAGAAACCAGCTAG